A portion of the Pseudoxanthomonas sp. JBR18 genome contains these proteins:
- the purE gene encoding 5-(carboxyamino)imidazole ribonucleotide mutase — protein MTANQSAPHVGIVMGSRSDWETMQHAAQKLDALGVAYEVKVVSAHRTPDVLFSYAEAAAGRGLRAIIAGAGGAAHLPGMIAAKTAVPVLGVPVQSKALNGMDSLLSIVQMPAGIPVATFAIGNAGAANAALFAAAMLAPHEPVVAQALDTFRARQTQDVMDRDDPRS, from the coding sequence ATGACCGCCAACCAGTCAGCGCCGCACGTGGGCATCGTGATGGGCTCGCGTTCGGATTGGGAGACCATGCAGCACGCCGCGCAGAAGCTCGATGCGCTGGGTGTCGCCTACGAAGTGAAAGTCGTTTCTGCGCATCGCACGCCGGACGTGCTGTTCTCGTATGCCGAAGCGGCCGCTGGGCGCGGTCTGCGCGCGATCATCGCCGGCGCCGGCGGCGCCGCGCACCTGCCGGGCATGATCGCCGCCAAGACCGCCGTGCCGGTGCTGGGCGTGCCGGTGCAGTCCAAGGCGCTCAATGGCATGGATTCGCTGCTGTCCATCGTGCAGATGCCGGCCGGCATCCCGGTGGCGACCTTCGCCATCGGCAACGCCGGTGCGGCCAATGCCGCGCTGTTTGCCGCCGCAATGCTGGCGCCGCACGAGCCGGTCGTGGCGCAAGCACTGGACACCTTCCGCGCCAGGCAGACACAGGACGTAATGGACCGGGACGATCCGCGCTCATGA
- a CDS encoding Fe-Mn family superoxide dismutase, with translation MAIELPALPYDRTALEPHISGETIDFHYGKHHKTYVDNLNKMIEGTEFASMPLEEIIKKSQGGMFNNAAQIWNHTFYWNCLSPKGGGEPTGKLAELIKAAFGDFEKFKEEFTKTAVGTFGSGWGWLVQKKDGSVGLVSTSNAATPLTGEDKPLLTCDVWEHAYYIDYRNARPKYVESFWALVNWDFVAKQLA, from the coding sequence ATGGCCATCGAACTCCCCGCCCTGCCGTACGACCGTACCGCCCTGGAACCGCACATTTCCGGCGAGACCATCGATTTCCATTACGGCAAGCACCACAAGACCTACGTGGACAACCTCAACAAGATGATCGAAGGTACCGAGTTCGCCTCGATGCCGCTGGAAGAGATCATCAAGAAGTCCCAGGGCGGCATGTTCAACAACGCTGCCCAGATCTGGAACCACACCTTCTACTGGAACTGCCTGTCGCCCAAGGGCGGCGGCGAGCCGACCGGCAAGCTGGCCGAGCTGATCAAGGCCGCCTTTGGTGACTTCGAGAAGTTCAAGGAAGAGTTCACCAAGACCGCCGTCGGCACCTTCGGCTCCGGCTGGGGCTGGCTGGTGCAGAAGAAGGACGGCAGCGTCGGCCTGGTGAGCACCTCCAACGCGGCCACCCCGCTGACCGGCGAGGACAAGCCGCTGCTGACCTGCGATGTGTGGGAACACGCCTACTACATCGACTACCGCAACGCCCGTCCGAAGTATGTCGAGTCCTTCTGGGCCTTGGTGAACTGGGACTTCGTGGCCAAGCAGCTGGCCTGA
- a CDS encoding 5-(carboxyamino)imidazole ribonucleotide synthase: MTTVGILGGGQLARMLALAGLPLGLKFLVLDPSAESCAGQCAPLQVGGFDDEAALAEFASKVDVVTFDFENVPASSAQWLAERVPVYPNPRALGVAQDRLSEKTLFRELGIPVPAFATIDSREDLDVALVEIGTPCILKTRRFGYDGKGQFRIKSPADAQAAWDALGAQASTVGLILEGFVAFDREVSVVAVRGRDGEFKAFPLTQNWHVDGVLSASLAPAQASPAVQAQAIDYARRVAEAIDYVGVFALELFCQGETLLANEMAPRVHNSGHWTIEGAEVSQFEAHLRAVLGLPLGALAMRGHACMLNWLGEMPDADGVLSQPGGHWHDYGKSPRAGRKVGHATLRADTPQALSSVVAAAGEALSRQAQVQPVVAVLSGV, from the coding sequence ATGACCACGGTCGGGATCCTGGGCGGCGGGCAGCTGGCCCGCATGCTGGCGCTGGCGGGCCTCCCGCTGGGGCTGAAGTTCCTCGTGCTCGATCCTTCGGCCGAATCCTGCGCCGGCCAGTGCGCGCCGCTGCAGGTAGGCGGGTTCGACGACGAAGCGGCGCTGGCGGAGTTCGCGTCCAAGGTCGATGTGGTGACCTTCGATTTCGAGAACGTGCCGGCCAGCAGTGCGCAATGGCTGGCCGAGCGCGTGCCGGTGTACCCCAACCCGCGCGCGCTGGGCGTGGCCCAGGACCGGCTGTCGGAGAAGACCCTGTTCCGTGAATTGGGGATCCCCGTGCCGGCGTTCGCCACGATCGATTCTCGCGAGGACCTGGACGTGGCGCTGGTCGAGATCGGCACGCCTTGCATCCTCAAGACGCGTCGTTTCGGCTACGACGGCAAGGGCCAGTTCCGGATCAAGTCACCTGCTGATGCGCAGGCGGCATGGGATGCGCTGGGCGCGCAGGCCTCGACCGTTGGCTTGATCCTCGAAGGCTTCGTCGCGTTCGACCGTGAGGTGTCGGTGGTGGCCGTGCGCGGCCGCGATGGCGAATTCAAGGCCTTCCCGCTGACCCAGAACTGGCATGTCGACGGCGTGCTGTCGGCCAGCCTGGCCCCGGCGCAGGCCAGTCCGGCCGTGCAGGCCCAGGCCATCGACTACGCCCGCCGCGTCGCCGAGGCGATCGACTACGTCGGGGTGTTCGCGCTGGAGCTGTTCTGCCAGGGCGAGACGCTGCTGGCCAACGAGATGGCGCCGCGTGTGCACAACTCCGGCCACTGGACCATCGAAGGTGCGGAGGTCTCGCAGTTCGAGGCGCACCTGCGCGCGGTGCTCGGCCTGCCGCTGGGCGCGTTGGCCATGCGTGGCCATGCCTGCATGCTCAATTGGTTGGGCGAAATGCCTGATGCCGACGGTGTGCTGTCACAGCCGGGGGGGCATTGGCACGACTACGGCAAGTCGCCGCGCGCCGGACGCAAGGTCGGGCACGCGACGCTGCGTGCCGATACGCCACAGGCCTTGTCGTCGGTCGTCGCGGCAGCGGGCGAAGCGCTGTCGCGTCAGGCCCAGGTCCAGCCCGTGGTGGCGGTCCTGTCCGGCGTGTGA
- the ppnN gene encoding nucleotide 5'-monophosphate nucleosidase PpnN, translating to MSEAAARALPVVSTRIYPRGGLDVLSRTEVARLRDASAGGMHELLRRCALAVLTSGSASDDPRAARDLYPDFDIQVLQRDRGVRIELVNAPAMAFVDGEIIRGVAELLFAVVRDLAYMAIELGEEYAADLETSAGITDAVFGQLRNARILKPAEPNLVVCWGGHSISREEYLYTKEVGYELGLRGMDICTGCGPGAMKGPMKGATIGHAKQRQKQTRYIGITEPGIIAAESPNPIVNHLVIMPDIEKRLEAFVRIGHGIIVFPGGVGTAEEILYLLGILLREENADLPFPLVLTGPVVAAPYFEQIDKFIRMTLGEAAASRYQIIVGDPVAVSQVMREGISKVREHRKAVKDAYYFNWAIDIPLAFQQPFVPSHEAMAQLDLHHGRAPHAIAADLRRAFSGIVAGNVKEDGMRRIEEHGPFEIHGDPDIMAALDALLQAFVAQRRMKIAGDYKPCYRVVT from the coding sequence ATGAGTGAAGCGGCAGCCCGGGCGCTCCCGGTCGTGAGTACCCGAATCTATCCACGCGGCGGGCTCGATGTCCTCTCCCGGACCGAAGTGGCGCGCCTGCGCGATGCCTCCGCCGGTGGCATGCACGAGCTCCTGCGGCGCTGCGCGCTGGCCGTGCTGACCAGCGGCAGTGCCTCCGACGACCCGCGTGCCGCGCGCGACCTGTACCCGGATTTCGACATCCAGGTGCTGCAGCGCGACCGCGGCGTGCGCATTGAGCTGGTCAATGCGCCGGCCATGGCTTTCGTCGATGGCGAAATCATCCGTGGCGTCGCCGAGTTGCTGTTCGCCGTCGTCCGCGATCTGGCCTACATGGCCATCGAGCTGGGCGAGGAGTACGCGGCCGACCTGGAGACTTCGGCGGGCATCACCGATGCGGTGTTCGGGCAGCTGCGCAACGCGCGCATCCTCAAGCCCGCCGAGCCGAACCTGGTGGTGTGCTGGGGGGGGCATTCGATTTCCCGCGAGGAGTACCTCTACACCAAGGAGGTCGGCTACGAGCTTGGCCTGCGCGGGATGGACATCTGCACCGGCTGCGGACCCGGCGCCATGAAAGGGCCAATGAAGGGCGCCACGATTGGCCACGCCAAGCAGCGCCAGAAGCAGACGCGCTACATCGGGATCACCGAGCCGGGGATCATCGCGGCCGAATCGCCCAACCCGATCGTCAACCACCTGGTCATCATGCCGGACATCGAGAAGCGCCTGGAGGCCTTCGTCCGCATCGGGCACGGCATCATCGTCTTCCCGGGCGGGGTGGGCACCGCGGAGGAGATCCTGTACCTGCTGGGCATCCTGCTGCGCGAGGAAAACGCCGACCTGCCATTCCCGCTGGTGCTCACCGGTCCGGTGGTGGCCGCGCCTTATTTCGAGCAGATCGACAAGTTCATCCGCATGACCCTGGGCGAGGCCGCCGCGTCGCGTTACCAGATCATCGTGGGCGACCCGGTGGCGGTCTCCCAGGTCATGAGGGAGGGGATATCCAAGGTCCGTGAGCATCGCAAGGCGGTCAAGGATGCCTACTACTTCAACTGGGCGATCGATATCCCGCTGGCGTTCCAGCAGCCGTTCGTGCCCAGTCACGAGGCCATGGCCCAACTCGACCTGCACCACGGGCGCGCCCCGCATGCCATCGCGGCCGACCTGCGCCGTGCGTTTTCCGGCATCGTCGCCGGCAATGTGAAGGAAGACGGCATGCGCCGGATCGAGGAACACGGCCCGTTCGAGATCCATGGCGATCCCGATATCATGGCGGCTCTCGACGCACTGCTGCAGGCCTTCGTCGCCCAGCGACGCATGAAGATCGCCGGCGACTACAAGCCTTGCTATCGCGTAGTGACCTGA
- a CDS encoding SDR family NAD(P)-dependent oxidoreductase: protein MEVPTRAAQVLAGRVVLITGAHGGLGEAAAKACTQAGATVILLGRRPPKLNRVYDVCAALGPEPVMYPLDLEGAAPDDYAELAQRIASQLGRLDGVLHCAAEFRGLTPLEHTDPAAFARAIHVNLTAAWWLSQACLPLLRAAPDSALVFALDDPRRIAHAYWGGYGLAQQGLRGLVHMLHEELAASPVRVAALQPGPMRTRLRARAYAEDTDPALADASDYARHCVTLLSPEGASRRGQVWNPLA, encoded by the coding sequence CTGGAGGTGCCTACGCGCGCGGCACAGGTTCTCGCCGGGCGCGTTGTCCTGATCACCGGCGCGCATGGGGGGCTGGGCGAGGCGGCGGCCAAGGCCTGCACCCAGGCCGGTGCGACCGTCATCCTGCTCGGGCGCCGGCCCCCCAAGCTCAATCGCGTCTATGACGTCTGCGCGGCGCTAGGGCCGGAGCCGGTCATGTACCCGCTGGACCTGGAAGGGGCCGCCCCCGACGACTACGCCGAACTGGCGCAGCGCATCGCCTCGCAGCTGGGGCGGCTTGATGGCGTGCTGCACTGCGCGGCCGAGTTCCGCGGGTTGACCCCGCTTGAGCACACCGATCCGGCCGCATTCGCCCGGGCCATCCACGTCAACCTCACCGCGGCCTGGTGGCTCAGCCAAGCCTGCCTGCCACTCCTGCGCGCCGCGCCCGACAGTGCACTGGTCTTCGCGCTGGACGACCCGCGGCGCATCGCACACGCCTATTGGGGCGGCTACGGTCTGGCCCAGCAGGGACTGCGTGGGCTGGTGCACATGCTGCACGAGGAACTGGCCGCCAGCCCGGTGCGCGTGGCCGCGCTGCAGCCTGGACCGATGCGGACCAGGCTTCGCGCGCGCGCCTACGCCGAAGATACCGACCCGGCGCTGGCCGATGCCAGCGATTACGCACGTCACTGCGTCACCCTGTTATCGCCTGAGGGCGCCTCCCGGCGCGGCCAGGTCTGGAACCCCCTCGCATGA
- the nadC gene encoding carboxylating nicotinate-nucleotide diphosphorylase has translation MSTAAAPLPPPEAVILDDVRRALAEDLGPGDVTAALLPDNADAAYLLCKQEAVICGRPWFDACHQLLDPEVAIDWRVSEGQRVAAGTVLATLQGRSRTLVSAERTSLNFLQTLSGAATTTAAYVDAVRGTGTRILDTRKTIPGLRLALKYAVRCGGGDNHRIGLFDMVMLKENHVRAAGGIAAAMRAARALHPDLPLVVEVESLDELRQALSLDCTRIMLDDFSPELRREAVRIAAGRVPLEVSGMVDLSTVRAVAEDGVDCISIGALTKHVQAVDLSLKLGPPPA, from the coding sequence GTGAGCACCGCCGCGGCCCCGCTGCCACCGCCCGAGGCGGTGATCCTGGACGATGTCCGCCGCGCCCTGGCCGAGGATCTCGGGCCCGGTGACGTCACCGCCGCGCTGCTGCCCGACAACGCCGATGCCGCTTACCTGCTGTGCAAGCAAGAAGCGGTGATCTGCGGGCGGCCATGGTTCGATGCCTGCCACCAGCTGCTCGACCCCGAGGTCGCCATCGATTGGCGCGTGAGCGAAGGCCAGCGCGTGGCCGCCGGCACCGTGCTGGCGACGCTGCAGGGCCGCTCGCGCACACTGGTCAGCGCCGAGCGCACCTCGCTCAACTTCCTGCAGACCCTCAGCGGCGCGGCCACGACCACTGCGGCCTATGTCGATGCCGTGCGCGGCACCGGCACGCGCATCCTCGACACCCGCAAGACCATTCCCGGCCTGCGCCTGGCGCTGAAGTACGCGGTGCGCTGCGGTGGCGGCGACAACCACCGCATCGGCCTGTTCGACATGGTCATGCTCAAGGAGAACCATGTCCGCGCCGCCGGCGGCATCGCCGCCGCCATGCGGGCCGCGCGTGCCCTGCACCCTGACCTGCCGCTGGTGGTCGAGGTCGAATCGCTGGACGAGCTGCGACAAGCGCTGAGCCTGGACTGCACCCGGATCATGCTTGACGACTTCAGCCCCGAACTGCGCCGCGAAGCGGTGCGCATTGCCGCCGGCCGCGTGCCGCTGGAAGTCTCCGGCATGGTCGACCTGAGCACCGTGCGTGCTGTCGCCGAAGACGGCGTGGACTGCATTTCCATCGGCGCTTTGACCAAACACGTCCAGGCCGTGGACCTGTCGCTGAAACTGGGACCGCCGCCCGCCTGA
- a CDS encoding MarC family protein has translation MTILSAALLLFLILDPLGNIPVFLSVLRPLPPQRQRIVLLREMLIALAVLMGFLWGGKYFLEWMHLRQESVQIAGGIVLFLIGIRMIFPRPEGLMGEIPGGEPFIVPLAIPLVAGPSGMAAVMLMGSNEPERLLGWSLALGIAWLGTAVILFSATLVYKWLGMRALTAIERLMGMLLVAISVQMLLDGIGTYLEALS, from the coding sequence ATGACCATCCTCTCCGCGGCCCTGCTGCTGTTCCTCATCCTGGATCCACTGGGCAACATCCCGGTGTTCCTGTCGGTGCTGCGCCCGCTGCCGCCGCAGCGCCAGCGCATCGTGCTGCTGCGCGAAATGTTGATCGCGCTGGCGGTGCTGATGGGCTTTTTGTGGGGCGGCAAGTACTTCCTGGAGTGGATGCACCTGCGCCAGGAGTCGGTGCAGATTGCCGGCGGCATCGTGCTGTTCCTGATCGGCATCCGCATGATCTTCCCCAGGCCGGAAGGCCTAATGGGCGAGATTCCGGGCGGCGAGCCCTTCATCGTCCCGCTGGCCATCCCGCTGGTGGCTGGTCCGTCCGGCATGGCCGCGGTAATGCTGATGGGCAGCAACGAGCCCGAGCGTCTGCTCGGCTGGAGCCTGGCCCTGGGCATCGCCTGGTTGGGCACCGCGGTCATCCTTTTTTCGGCCACCCTGGTCTACAAATGGCTGGGCATGCGCGCGCTGACCGCGATCGAGCGCCTGATGGGCATGCTGCTGGTGGCGATCTCCGTGCAGATGCTGCTCGATGGCATCGGGACTTATCTAGAAGCGCTCTCCTGA
- a CDS encoding TonB-dependent receptor, whose translation MTQHRRIRTSKLALGLLAILATAPAMAQSTSAGVGGTVIGPGGAPVSGAEVTITHVESGTVSRATTDASGRYTARGLRVGGPYTVTITKPGEGTKTEDGVYLTLNQVNTVDASLTGDVTNLESVQAIGYAGGSDVFSATKMGSGTSVDQQKIEDLPSIGGNIQDFMRLDPRVAFVDRASGMISAGGQNPRYNSINIDGVSASDTFGLEGNNMPTRRQPVSMEAIEAIDIDLSNYDVSLTSATGATVNAVTKSGTNEFHGSIYGYMRDGSWFGDDPEGEKFNGFDSEKTYGATFGGPIVKDKLFFFANYEKFKQKAPGFDPSTTPLGDGGITMDQITRAQSIAAGYGIDAGTLDSNGDTDLEEYALKLDWNISENHRANFRYSKLDQSKLRINGISNSGISLSSYWYQQDKTVESYVGQLFSDWSDNFSTEFKVSYRDYSAVRNTPTTAPSVQIFFGGNENLTSPSGDSIYLGTEQYSQNNVLETKTWDYYGAGTLTLGDHDIKFGAQYSDNDIYNYFGQQSYGVYTFYGLDNFEAGRWSTYALHAETAPNSIAADFHDKNLGLFVQDTWYATNNLTLTFGLRADKPSTSPRPPVAPGVQETFGYDNTQVFDDAFLIQPRFGFNYNFESERPTQLRGGVGLFQGAAPSVWVGNSYANAGAANYIAYFESLSGDGPDYTTLPFSGDGLNQPRPTDPSSTVFDANFTSGKDFKLPSTWKANLAIDHETPWYGIVASAELLMTKVKNGLYYRSLNLGPGFTGPDGRTLYWNPNQAAFTSSRYDRDRDFGYVYLIDNTSKGKTNQFTVSLTKPWTANSDWSWSLGYTYTDAEEVGPLTSSTASSGYTYQYSFNSGEDVAKTSRYEIHDRFSGSLNWNHNFFGDYQTQVGLVYEGRSGRPYSYVFNGDANGDNRSNNDLFYVPSGQGDVLFGSITNGAYVADPAMEQKFYAWLEDHPDLAKYKGRYAPANGFRSSWVNTFDLRISQEIPGFMKGHKAQVWLDIQNVGNLINKDWGHVIDYGFYADARVARLVGISDGKYVYNFSSADEPTVANGDADGFDQGISQWSAQVGFRYEF comes from the coding sequence ATGACCCAACATCGCCGTATCCGGACTTCCAAACTGGCCCTTGGCCTCCTGGCCATACTGGCCACCGCCCCCGCCATGGCGCAGAGCACCTCCGCTGGCGTCGGCGGTACGGTCATCGGTCCGGGTGGTGCACCCGTCTCCGGCGCCGAGGTGACCATCACCCACGTGGAATCCGGAACGGTCAGCCGCGCCACCACCGATGCCAGCGGCCGCTACACCGCCCGCGGCCTGCGCGTGGGCGGCCCGTACACGGTCACCATCACCAAGCCCGGCGAAGGCACCAAGACTGAAGACGGCGTCTACCTGACCCTGAACCAGGTCAACACGGTCGATGCGTCGCTGACCGGGGATGTGACCAATCTGGAGTCGGTCCAGGCCATCGGCTATGCCGGCGGTTCGGACGTCTTCAGTGCGACCAAGATGGGTTCCGGTACCAGCGTGGACCAGCAGAAGATCGAGGACCTGCCCTCGATCGGCGGCAACATCCAGGATTTCATGCGTCTGGATCCGCGTGTTGCGTTCGTCGATCGCGCGTCCGGCATGATCTCGGCCGGTGGTCAGAACCCGCGCTACAACTCGATCAACATCGACGGTGTCTCGGCCAGCGATACCTTCGGCCTGGAAGGCAACAACATGCCGACCCGCCGCCAGCCGGTGTCCATGGAGGCCATCGAGGCCATCGACATCGACCTGTCCAACTATGACGTCAGTCTGACCAGCGCCACCGGCGCCACGGTCAACGCCGTCACCAAGTCGGGCACCAACGAGTTCCACGGCTCCATCTATGGCTACATGCGCGATGGCAGCTGGTTCGGCGACGATCCGGAAGGCGAGAAGTTCAACGGCTTCGATTCGGAGAAGACCTACGGTGCCACCTTCGGCGGCCCGATCGTCAAGGACAAGCTGTTCTTCTTCGCCAACTACGAGAAGTTCAAACAGAAGGCCCCGGGCTTCGATCCGAGCACCACGCCGCTGGGCGATGGCGGGATCACCATGGATCAGATCACGCGTGCGCAGAGCATCGCCGCCGGCTACGGCATCGATGCCGGAACGCTGGACAGCAATGGCGACACCGATCTGGAAGAGTACGCGTTGAAGCTGGACTGGAACATCAGCGAAAACCACCGTGCCAACTTCCGTTACAGCAAGCTGGACCAGAGCAAGCTGCGGATCAATGGCATCAGCAACAGCGGCATCTCGCTGAGCTCGTACTGGTACCAGCAGGACAAGACGGTGGAAAGCTACGTCGGTCAGCTGTTCTCAGACTGGAGCGACAACTTCTCCACCGAATTCAAGGTCTCGTATCGCGACTACTCGGCGGTTCGCAATACGCCGACCACCGCGCCGAGCGTGCAGATCTTCTTTGGCGGCAATGAGAACCTGACCTCGCCGTCAGGCGACTCGATCTACCTGGGGACCGAGCAGTACTCGCAGAACAATGTCCTGGAAACCAAGACCTGGGACTACTACGGGGCCGGCACGCTGACCCTGGGCGACCACGACATCAAGTTCGGTGCCCAGTACAGCGATAACGACATCTACAACTACTTCGGCCAGCAGTCCTACGGCGTCTATACCTTCTACGGCCTGGACAACTTCGAGGCCGGTCGCTGGAGCACCTACGCGCTCCATGCGGAGACCGCGCCCAATTCGATCGCCGCTGACTTCCACGACAAGAACCTGGGCCTGTTCGTGCAGGACACGTGGTATGCGACGAACAACCTCACCTTGACCTTTGGCCTGCGTGCGGACAAGCCGAGCACCAGCCCCAGACCGCCAGTGGCTCCGGGCGTGCAGGAGACCTTCGGATACGACAACACCCAGGTGTTTGACGATGCGTTCCTGATCCAGCCGCGCTTCGGCTTCAACTACAACTTCGAGAGCGAGCGTCCGACCCAGCTGCGCGGCGGCGTGGGCCTGTTCCAGGGTGCTGCCCCGTCGGTGTGGGTGGGCAACAGCTACGCGAACGCGGGTGCGGCGAACTACATCGCCTACTTCGAGAGCCTAAGCGGGGACGGCCCGGATTACACCACGCTGCCATTCAGTGGCGACGGGCTCAACCAGCCGCGACCGACCGACCCGTCCTCGACCGTGTTCGATGCCAACTTCACGTCGGGCAAGGACTTCAAGTTGCCGTCCACCTGGAAGGCCAACCTGGCGATTGACCATGAGACCCCTTGGTACGGCATCGTTGCCTCGGCCGAGCTGTTGATGACCAAGGTCAAGAACGGGCTGTATTACCGCAGCCTCAACCTGGGCCCAGGATTCACAGGTCCGGACGGCCGCACGCTGTACTGGAACCCCAATCAGGCCGCCTTCACCAGCTCGCGCTATGACCGTGATCGCGACTTCGGCTATGTGTACCTGATCGACAACACCAGCAAGGGCAAGACCAACCAGTTCACCGTCTCGCTGACCAAGCCCTGGACTGCGAACAGCGACTGGTCCTGGAGCCTGGGCTACACCTACACCGACGCCGAGGAAGTCGGTCCGCTGACCAGCTCGACGGCCAGTTCCGGCTATACCTACCAGTACAGCTTCAACTCCGGCGAAGACGTGGCCAAGACCTCGCGTTACGAGATCCACGATCGCTTCTCTGGCTCGTTGAACTGGAACCACAACTTCTTCGGTGACTACCAGACCCAGGTCGGTCTGGTGTACGAAGGCCGCAGCGGCCGTCCTTACAGCTACGTCTTCAACGGCGACGCCAACGGCGACAACCGCAGCAACAACGATCTGTTCTACGTGCCGTCCGGTCAGGGCGATGTGTTGTTCGGGTCCATCACCAACGGTGCCTATGTGGCCGATCCGGCGATGGAGCAGAAGTTCTACGCATGGCTTGAAGATCACCCGGACCTTGCTAAGTACAAGGGCCGTTACGCGCCTGCCAACGGCTTCCGCTCAAGCTGGGTGAACACCTTCGACCTGCGCATCAGCCAGGAAATCCCGGGCTTCATGAAGGGGCACAAGGCGCAGGTGTGGCTGGACATCCAGAACGTCGGCAACCTGATCAACAAGGACTGGGGCCACGTGATCGACTACGGCTTCTACGCTGACGCGCGCGTTGCACGCCTGGTGGGCATCTCCGACGGCAAGTACGTGTACAACTTCAGCAGCGCCGACGAGCCGACCGTGGCCAACGGCGACGCCGATGGCTTCGATCAGGGCATTTCGCAGTGGTCGGCCCAGGTGGGCTTCCGCTACGAGTTCTAA
- the grxD gene encoding Grx4 family monothiol glutaredoxin, translated as MPVLERIQAELDTHPMVLFMKGTPEFPMCGYSSRAVKALLEAGADRLRAINVLEEPEMRANLPRFSNWPTFPQLFIHGELIGGCDITLELHESGELARIVAEALPQ; from the coding sequence ATGCCGGTGCTGGAACGTATCCAGGCGGAACTGGACACCCATCCGATGGTGCTTTTCATGAAGGGCACGCCGGAATTTCCCATGTGCGGATATTCCAGCCGCGCGGTCAAGGCCCTGCTCGAAGCCGGCGCCGACCGCCTGCGCGCGATCAACGTGCTCGAAGAGCCAGAGATGCGTGCCAACCTGCCGCGCTTCTCCAACTGGCCCACCTTCCCGCAGTTGTTCATCCATGGGGAGCTGATCGGCGGCTGCGACATCACGCTGGAGCTGCACGAGTCCGGCGAACTGGCGCGGATCGTCGCCGAGGCGCTGCCGCAGTGA
- a CDS encoding Trm112 family protein: MDRKLLDILCCPVSRQPLGPLEARGLDALNRAITAGTLKRIDDTAQAEPLKEALVTRDRKTVYRVEDGIPVLLPEEGLATVQVADFPA, encoded by the coding sequence ATGGACCGCAAACTGCTCGACATCCTGTGCTGCCCCGTCTCGCGCCAACCGCTTGGACCGCTGGAGGCACGCGGCCTGGACGCGCTCAACCGCGCCATCACCGCCGGCACGCTCAAGCGCATCGACGACACCGCGCAGGCCGAGCCGCTGAAAGAAGCCCTGGTCACCCGCGACCGCAAGACCGTGTACCGCGTCGAGGACGGCATCCCGGTGCTGCTGCCGGAGGAAGGCCTGGCCACCGTGCAGGTCGCCGACTTCCCAGCGTGA